A stretch of the Lactuca sativa cultivar Salinas chromosome 9, Lsat_Salinas_v11, whole genome shotgun sequence genome encodes the following:
- the LOC111901805 gene encoding uncharacterized protein LOC111901805, translated as MKQVKLLVVNLEITCLLDKIGSFFGRTSINKSSVGESSKRPCSNDLSFEESSKRPCPSNQSFPSVSNVNPQPTTTPITIVELKDLPRDPGVRPKITTYHPNQRDEIRRAYLLQGPCQPRGHTFPSKKIGSKERRFVVKWFDDFDWLEYSIKENKAFCLFCYVCGDMVGKQHGRDAFVSQGFDSWNKRQSLRDHMGGIDSFHHKAKENCEFLLKEKQSISAAFKKQTKIEESNYKLRLGASIWCCKFLLKNGLPFRGHDESSDSLNRGLFLELLSFLRDHNEGIRNVTLENAPQNNQVTCPRTQKQIVECFSTEIVVDICKEIGKDVFSLLVDESSDVSKKEQMAIVLRYVDNCGVVKERFIGVVHVKDTSSLTLKAAIDDVFTRNSLSVSQVRGQGYDGASNMRGAFNGLKALILQENDSAHYVHCFAHQLQLVIVGVAKKHDGVDDFFEQLSLVVNVVGGSCKRQDMLRESQRERVQLSIGNGELATGRGLNQESSLIRAGDTRWGSHFKTITSLMNLFPEVRHVLVYVEEEGSTLSNRNQAFGILKYFKTLDFVFYLHLMYEILHLTNVLSKHLQKNDQDILEAASLVRGTMDALKSLRDTGFAKLLSKVFSFCQKHDINIVEMTENYVTSRGRKTKVTNQFHFEVEIFNTVMDMQIIEFGDRFSELSTQLLEYMGALSPCDSFAKFDKTKLLKLSELYKKDFDDAERMQLDGELEIYYHALHKDDRFTSLQGISDLSRLMVETGKHRSYPMIYRLLKLVLVLPVATATVERCFSAMKLLKTDLRNKIGDDFLNDAMISYVEKEALMKVKIEDVMDRFQKMCTRRCQI; from the exons ATGAAACAA GTGAAATTACTAGTTGTTAACCTTGAAATTACATGTTTACTT GATAAAATTGGGTCCTTTTTTGGAAGAACAAGCATCAATAAATCGAGTGTTGGAGAATCCTCAAAAAGACCATGCTCCAATGATTTAAGTTTTGAAGAATCCTCTAAAAGACCATGTCCTTCTAATCAATCATTCCCTTCGGTTTCTAATGTAAATCCACAACCTACAACTACTCCAATTACAATTGTTGAATTGAAAGATCTTCCAAGAGACCCGGGTGTTAGACCAAAGATTACAACTTACCATCCAAATCAAAGAGATGAAATAAGGAGGGCATATTTGCTTCAAGGACCTTGTCAACCAAGGGGTCATACATTCCCTTCAAAGAAAATAGGTTCAAAAGAAAGACGTTTTGTTGTTAAGTGGTTTGATGACTTTGATTGGTTAGAATATAGCATAAAAGAGAACAAAGCATTTTGTTTATTTTGCTATGTATGTGGAGACATGGTGGGAAAACAACATGGAAGAGATGCATTTGTTTCACAAGGTTTTGATAGTTGGAATAAAAGACAGTCATTAAGAGATCATATGGGTGGTATTGATAGTTTTCATCACAAAGCAAAAGAAAATTGTGAATTTTTATTGAAAGAAAAACAATCTATTAGTGCAGCCTTCAAGAAGCAAACCAAGATTGAGGAGAGTAATTATAAACTTCGTTTAGGTGCTTCAATTTGGTGTTGtaaatttttattgaaaaatggtTTACCATTTCGGGGTCATGATGAGTCGAGTGACTCTCTTAATAGAGGGCTTTTCTTGGAGTTATTATCTTTCTTAAGAGACCATAATGAAGGCATTCGCAATGTTACCTTAGAAAATGCTCCTCAAAATAATCAAGTGACGTGTCCAAGGACTCAAAAGCAAATTGTTGAATGCTTTTCAACAGAGATAGTTGTAGATATTTGCAAAGAAATTGGTAAAGATGTGTTTTCTTTATTGGTTGATGAATCTAGTGATGTATCAAAAAAAGAACAAATGGCCATAGTTTTGAGGTATGTCGACAATTGTGGAGTGGTGAAGGAGAGATTCATTGGAGTGGTGCATGTGAAGGATACATCCTCTTTGACTCTTAAAGCTGCCATAGATGACGTTTTTACCCGTAACAGTTTGAGTGTGTCCCAG GTAAGAGGACAAGGTTACGATGGGGCAAGCAATATGCGAGGGGCATTTAATGGTCTAAAAGCTTTGATTTTACAAGAAAATGATTCAGCGCATTATGTGCATTGCTTTGCACACCAACTTCAGTTAGTTATTGTGGGTGTAGCAAAGAAGCATGATGGTGTGGACGATTTCTTTGAGCAACTTTCTTTGGTGGTTAATGTGGTAGGTGGATCATGTAAAAGACAAGACATGCTACGGGAAAGTCAAAGAGAAAGGGTGCAATTGTCAATTGGAAATGGTGAACTTGCAACTGGAAGAGGGTTAAATCAAGAGAGCTCGCTTATTCGAGCGGGAGATACAAGATGGGGTTCACATTTCAAAACCATCACAAGTTTGATGAACTTATTTCCGGAGGTTCGTCATGTTCTTGTTTATGTCGAAGAGGAAGGATCCACTTTAAGTAACCGAAATCAAGCATTTGGTATCTTAAAATATTTCAAGACATTAGATTTCGTGTTTTACTTACATTTGATGTATGAAATTTTACATCTCACAAATGTATTgtcaaagcatcttcaaaaaaaTGATCAAGATATTTTAGAAGCGGCTTCTTTGGTTAGAGGGACAATGGACGCATTGAAGTCTTTGAGAGACACAGGGTTTGCTAAACTTTTATCGAAGGTATTCTCTTTTTGTCAAAAACATGATATTAATATTGTGGAGATGACGGAAAATTATGTCACATCAAGAGGCCGTAAGACTAAAGTTACTAATCAATTTCATTTTGAAGTTGAAATTTTCAACACCGTCATGGATATGCAAATTATAGAATTCGGGGACCGATTTAGTGAGCTTAGCACCCAATTACTAGAATACATGGGGGCTTTGAGTCCTTGTGATTCATTTGCTAAATTTGACAAAACAAAGTTGTTAAAGTTGAGTGAGTTATACAAAAAAGATTTTGATGATGCGGAGAGGATGCAACTTGATGGTGAACTTGAAATATACTATCACGCTTTACATAAAGATGATCGGTTCACTAGTTTGCAAGGAATTTCCGACCTTTCTCGTTTGATGGTGGAAACGGGGAAACATCGGTCGTATCCTATGATTTATAGGTTGTTGAAGTTGGTTTTGGTTTTACCCGTTGCAACCGCAACAGTCGAAAGATGTTTTTCAGCAATGAAGTTGTTGAAGACGGATTTGCGTAACAAAATAGGTGATGATTTTTTGAACGATGCCATGATTTCTTATGTTGAAAAAGAAGCACTTATGAAAGTGAAGATCGAAGATGTAATGGATCGGTTTCAAAAAATGTGTACTCGTAGATGTCAAATTTAA
- the LOC111901685 gene encoding uncharacterized protein LOC111901685 → MGREWLYKAAGGGDASSGRRGKGKPPSTTSKPVNIKTKKERNSSSSGCMSAIFNFFDVQHHQFGLRYPSFISESAINNPQQFNIGLQGVEAPRNSLESPESAMDVAPSSSSSSSVKEKSNLNIPMGGIQIKTKRSRLSDQDLSSEYSSSPSTKTPNLVARLMGLDLLPEYSSPRPSSSSSTPVTTHKHSRSLPATPRISTASRGSTDNDYHHRFSLQIDKENCNSYKRQEHESLQMKMARRRSELLLHRSDDENTSLYAKQIANQVRERISRRLGTDITNTVSSQSSTTRNKEQRRDSNLVLLKPKKPAPSPLMTQAPAPAPASKQKQDDTNTTPFSSSPKLRLLDIKSNLSKPNSNSQSSPFKEVGSKPETRPVRHQKPLTKPEKPVKDQKIQRIASERYELRLKNVRQQDDAFVSKICKKSTPLPNHVVNVKNTTKFLSFKKEMTSSSSTRLPQKQVSLVSMTQLPSRLNSSYNQNDIRMFKLSDQDSNAATTSSSDPNGGSFSDHFDYISRILDLCGIHSTTLISIGQWYSPSHPLHPSIFHQLEKHHHPTTTAGRRLMFELVDELLAEILKPYMNLKPWVCPKTSDSCGMRGSDLIKKLCEKIESIPAADCEVLEDIDGLIERDIGGSMRRLWSTAFEAEAEDIVKEIESEIVETLMHEFSTVTVAPAGSDK, encoded by the exons ATGGGAAGAGAGTGGTTGTACAAAGCCGCCGGTGGCGGAGATGCCAGCTCCGGTAGACGTGGTAAAGGGAAACCGCCGTCCACCACTAGTAAACCTGTgaacataaaaacaaaaaaagagaGAAACAGTTCATCTTCTGGATGCATGAGTGCCATTTTTAATTTCTTCGATGTTCAACATCATCAGTTTGGCTTACGCTACCCTTCTTTCATCTCCGAATCCGCCATTAATAACCCACAACAATTTAACATTGGTCTTCAAG GCGTAGAAGCACCGAGGAACAGTTTGGAGTCGCCGGAATCTGCCATGGACGTTgctccatcatcatcatcatcttcatcagtcAAAGAAAAGTCTAACTTGAACATCCCA ATGGGTGGCATTCAAATCAAAACAAAACGATCAAGATTATCAGATCAAGATTTATCTTCAGAATATAGCAGCTCTCCTAGTACTAAAACACCTAATCTAGTTGCTAGATTAATGGGTCTTGATCTTCTCCCGGAATATTCATCCCCCAGACCTTCATCATCATCCTCCACTCCGGTGACCACCCATAAACACAGTCGTTCTTTACCGGCGACTCCCAGAATATCAACGGCAAGCAGAGGATCAACAGATAACGATTACCACCATCGGTTTTCTCTCCAAATAGACAAAGAGAACTGTAACAGTTATAAGCGTCAAGAACACGAGTCCTTGCAGATGAAAATGGCCCGCCGGAGATCGGAACTTCTGTTGCACCGATCAGACGATGAGAACACAAGTCTGTACGCAAAGCAGATTGCGAACCAAGTGAGGGAAAGAATCAGCCGGCGACTTGGTACAGACATCACAAACACCGTGTCATCACAGTCATCGACGACGAGAAATAAAGAACAGAGAAGAGATTCTAATCTGGTTTTGCTCAAACCAAAGAAACCAGCTCCATCACCATTGATGACGCAAGCTCCGGCGCCGGCGCCGGCATCAAAACAAAAACAAGATGATACGAATACGACGCCATTTTCGAGCTCACCAAAGCTCAGATTGTTGGACATTAAGAGCAATCTTAGTAAACCCAATTCAAATTCACAGTCATCACCATTCAAAGAGGTAGGATCGAAGCCAGAAACACGACCAGTACGTCATCAAAAGCCATTAACGAAGCCGGAGAAACCAGTGAAAGATCAAAAAATTCAGAGAATCGCAAGTGAAAGATACGAGTTGCGCTTGAAGAATGTGCGTCAACAAGATGACGCATTTGTGAGCAAGATCTGTAAGAAGTCAACTCCATTACCAAATCATGTTGTAAATGTCAAGAACACAACAAAGTTTCTTTCTTTCAAGAAAGAGATGACGTCTTCTTCCTCAACAAGACTACCTCAAAAACAG GTGTCCTTGGTCAGCATGACGCAGTTACCTAGTAGACTGAACTCCTCGTACAATCAGAATGACATACGCATGTTCAAGCTTTCCGATCAAGATTCCAACGCTGCCACCACATCGTCCTCCGATCCCAACGGCGGTTCTTTTTCCGATCACTTCGACTACATTTCAAGAATCCTCGACCTTTGTGGAATCCACAGCACCACCCTCATCTCAATCGGTCAATGGTACTCCCCTTCTCACCCACTTCATCCCTCAATATTTCATCAGCTAGAAAAACACCACCACCCCACCACCACCGCCGGACGAAGGTTGATGTTCGAATTAGTAGATGAACTGCTGGCGGAAATCTTGAAGCCTTACATGAATCTGAAACCATGGGTTTGTCCAAAAACATCGGATTCATGTGGAATGCGTGGGTCGGATTTGATCAAGAAGTTATGTGAGAAGATTGAGAGTATTCCGGCAGCCGATTGTGAGGTGTTGGAAGACATAGATGGGTTGATCGAGAGGGATATAGGAGGGAGCATGCGGCGGCTGTGGTCGACGGCGTTTGAGGCGGAGGCGGAGGATATAGTGAAGGAGATAGAGAGTGAGATCGTGGAAACGTTGATGCATGAATTTTCAACGGTAACGGTGGCTCCGGCAGGATCTGACAAGTGA